One part of the Rutidosis leptorrhynchoides isolate AG116_Rl617_1_P2 chromosome 1, CSIRO_AGI_Rlap_v1, whole genome shotgun sequence genome encodes these proteins:
- the LOC139877320 gene encoding nuclear pore complex protein NUP93A-like: MAADADMSTWTDLLHSSSKLVEQAAPSARFPPLQRNLDQLEALSKKLKSKTLRAEAPSQSIAATRLLAREGLNAEQLARDLRSFELKTTFEDVFPAEATSIEEYLQQVHEMAMVSAVQEAQKDNLRNFSDYMMTVLEDDWQKEKRDFLHSLSRISTLPRTNVNESSFGASRSGPILSLTSSPHVSSGLSSMELVPVADKPAIDKKAAAYAEVVRTLNDARQRGLAFKPATAFKSAYESLALDSSGGKSVTMGKIWHLIQTMMGESTNFQINVSKKMMLIVGARRHLELGHEKYIMEMIQSHPAQAALGGVVGNLQRIHAFLRIRLRDYGVLDFDSGDARRQPPVDTTWQQIYFCLRTGYYDEARDVAFRSRVSHQFASQLAEWITNGGMVSGETASIAADECEKMLRMGDRAGRGTFDKKKLLLYALISGSRRQIDRLLREQPTLFNTIEDFLWFKLCAVRDSNDRPNSVDLNEGLTPYNLDDLQAYLNKFEPSYYTKNGKDPLVYPYVLLLSIQLVPAVLYLSKDIGDDGYNIDAAHIAIVLADHGVLSNVGGTGHKLGVMDAFAESASIIRQYGLLYLRHNNLSMSLEYYAQAAATVGGGQVSWSGRGNVDQQRQRTLMMQQLLMEILLREGGIILLLGQRGAGEEGELGRFMNDRKERHQFLLEAARQCQEAGLNDKSIEIHKRIGAYSAALNTINMSLSEAICSLSRGRLDGESRTSGLVHSGNELLETFKYHQNVSLQEREHVLEQETLLRQLETILSIHKLARQDHYLDALREVAKLPFLPFDPRAPDTATDMFQNLSPYVQACVPDLLKVSLQCIDNVRDSDGSLRALKTKIANFLANNLNRNWPRDLYERVARTL, translated from the exons ATGGCTGCCGACGCAGATATGAGCACCTGGACCGATCTTCTACATTCATCCTCGAAGCTTGTCGAACAAGCTGCTCCTTCTGCTCGGTTTCCTCCTCTCCAG AGAAACTTGGATCAATTAGAAGCCTTGTCAAAGAAGCTCAAATCCAAAACACTTAGAGCCGAGGCTCCTTCTCAATCAATTGCTGCTACAAG GCTACTTGCACGTGAGGGGTTAAATGCTGAGCAACTAGCTCGTGATCTTAGATCTTTTGAATTGAAG acaactTTTGAAGATGTCTTCCCTGCCGAGGCTACAAGCATTGAGGAGTACTTGCAGCAG GTTCATGAAATGGCAATGGTCTCTGCTGTTCAGGAAGCTCAGAAAGATAACCTTAGAAATTTTAGTGACTACATGATGACAGTTTTAGAG GATGACTGGCAGAAGGAAAAAAGGGACTTTCTTCATAGTCTGAGCCGGATTTCAACATTACCAAGGACCAATGTAAATGAGTCAAGCTTTGGAGCTAGCCGATCTGGGCCAATATTATCTCTAACATCTAGCCCCCATGTTTCATCCGGTCTTTCTAGCATGGAACTCGTTCCTGTAGCTGATAAGCCAGCTATTGATAAAAAAGCTGCCGCATATGCTGAGGTTGTGAGGACACTTAATGATGCCAGACAGCGTGGTTTAGCATTTAAA CCAGCTACTGCTTTCAAGAGTGCATATGAAAGTCTTGCCCTGGATTCTTCCGGTGGCAAATCAGTTACCATGGGCAAGATTTGGCATTTAATTCAG ACTATGATGGGTGAAAGTACAAATTTCCAAATAAATGTTTCAAAGAAAATGATGTTAATAGTTGGTGCAAGACGGCACTTGGAGTTGGGACATGAGAAATATATTATGGAAATGATTCAAAGTCATCCCGCACAG GCTGCACTTGGTGGAGTGGTTGGAAATTTGCAACGGATTCATGCTTTTCTTAGG ATCCGTTTGAGAGACTACGGGGTTCTTGATTTTGATTCAGGTGATGCTCGTAGACAGCCTCCTGTTGATACCACCTGGCAGCAG ATATATTTCTGTTTAAGAACTGGGTATTACGATGAAGCAAGGGATGTTGCTTTCCGATCTCGTGTTTCTCACCAGTTTGCATCACAG CTGGCTGAATGGATCACCAATGGAGGCATGGTGTCAGGGGAGACTGCTTCTATTGCAGCAGACGAATGTGAAAAAATGTTAAGAATGGGTGATCGAGCAGGCAGGGGTACATTTGACAAGAAAAAGTTACTGCTATATGCACTCATATCCGGGTCCCGCAGGCAGATCGATCGATTACTTAGGGAACAACCTACACTCTTTAACACCATAGAGGATTTTTTGTGGTTCAAGCTATGCGCTGTTCGAGACTCTAATGACAGACCAAATTCTGTTGATTTAAACGAAGGATTAACACCCTACAATTTGGATGACTTGCAGGCTTACTTAAACAAATTTGAACCTTCTTATTATACAAAAAATGGGAAAGACCCGTTAGTATATCCGTATGTGCTGCTGTTGAGCATACAGTTGGTGCCAGCTGTCTTATATCTGTCTAAGGATATTGGAGATGATGGATACAACATAGATGCTGCACATATAGCGATTGTGCTGGCAGACCATGGTGTTTTATCCAATGTCGGTGGGACAGGTCACAAGTTAGGGGTAATGGATGCCTTTGCTGAGTCAGCTAGTATTATAAGACAGTACGGTTTACTGTACTTGCGGCACAATAATCTTTCGATGTCATTGGAATATTATGCCCAAGCTGCCGCCACAGTGGGCGGTGGACAGGTGTCTTGGTCCGGGAGAGGGAATGTAGATCAGCAACGGCAGCGGACGTTGATGATGCAGCAGCTTCTTATGGAGATATTATTGCGTGAAGGTGGAATAATTCTGTTACTTGGGCAAAGAGGGGCTGGAGAAGAAGGTGAGTTGGGGCGGTTTATGAATGATCGAAAAGAAAGGCACCAGTTTCTGCTTGAAGCTGCTCGTCAGTGTCAGGAAGCAGGGCTAAACGACAAA TCTATAGAAATACATAAGAGAATTGGGGCATATTCAGCTGCGCTGAATACCATAAACATGAGTCTATCTGAAGCTATATGTTCTTTATCACGTGGTAGACTGGATGGTGAGAGTCGGACATCCGGGCTTGTTCATTCTGGAAATGAGTTGCTGGAGACGTTTAAATACCATCAGAATGTCAG TCTTCAAGAGAGAGaacatgtgttagaacaagaaacCTTGTTAAGACAGCTTGAGACAATTTTGTCCATCCATAAATTGGCCAGGCAAGACCATTATTTAGATGCTCTAAGGGAGGTAGCCAAGCTTCCTTTTCTTCCTTTCGATCCCCGAGCCCCTGATACGGCGACGGACATGTTCCAAAACTTGTCCCCCTACGTCCAAGCTTGTGTTCCAGACCTTCTTAAAGTCTCTCTTCAGTGTATAGACAATGTCAGAGATTCAGATGGGTCTCTCCGTGCATTGAAAACCAAG ATTGCTAATTTCCTTGCGAACAATTTGAATCGCAATTGGCCACGTGACTTGTATGAGAGAGTAGCTCGAACCTTGTGA